The DNA window atgtatgtatgtatgtatatatatataaatatattaggaGTGTATTGGTACACAAAAAATTTGGTTCgatacatacctcggtttagaggtcacggttcggttcattttcggtacagtaagaaaacaacaaaatgtaaatgttttggttatttatttaccaaatacatatacacaaacggTCCactgccagggttaatgtggtcaacatatataaaataaaaactaaataagataaagctcagaatggtttcttaacaaaacctttcaacatataaagtgctttttttgattgatagattgaaacttttattagtagattgcacagtacagtacatattccatacaattgaccactaaatggtaacacccgaataagtttttcaacttgtttaggtggtggtccatgttaatcaacattaaactgcctccggttgttgctcagaagaaataaaatgacaaaacttatCTTCTCGGCCTCGActtccaggacctgttctcctccaggaccaggaggcgtgtagGTCGgctcacagctgactcttctcaccctggacacaaaatattatccctcaggcaggagactatggTCCATCCAGGcacacacctcccgccacctgaacagttctttcccctcggccatcagacacatgaacaataacaagatctgatagctcagttacagctcatgttattctattatgtgttatatgtattttatgttgcacaattgcgccaggtaaaattcctagtgtgagaacccgttctcaaacaatggcaataaaaacttttctgattctgatttctgattctgactcttttaccccccagcctggctaacttggcagtaagaggatatatgggcgtAATGTTATTCcgccatagaagtgggtcaaaatctagttttaatgcattACAGCAACCCCCCgctccgaacgggacaagcggtagaaaatggatggatggatggtcttaaatgtgctgctataaaaacatttgttattgctttagccctgcctgtctggccgaggagaggctgcttgaatgcagtgtttgcaccacgctccCTTTTCTCTTTCTTAAAGCGAGCttgacttgggggtggtgccgcttcaaaggggttagcatgtttgacgtgttcgCAGAATCATACCCTACAGCTTCTAAACAACGtcgcaaacctccgtcctccattgttgtatcgcatcGCGAAGCCGAAGGGTTctcaaaggggagatgttaacgaggcaggaggattctccagctctggcttttgcatgttgtcttagcccggtcgctgctagcctgctgtgtgttgtgcctcgctctgcattgttcacacaacgtgcggtgcgctacctaatatgtccatgtggaaacttgtttggtacacctccaaaccgaacagaaaccccctgtaccgaaacggttcagtaaaaatacacgtaccgttacacccctaatatatatatatatatatatatatatatatatatatatatatatatatatatatatatatatatattatactgcgatgagggggcaacttgtccagggtgtacaccgccttccgccctgattgtagctgagatgggcaccagcgccccccgcgaccccaaaggaaataagcagtagaaaatgaatggatggatggatatatatatgtatataagacttgaatttttttgtggctccagaccgattacttttttgtattttcagtccaatatggctttttcaacattctgAGTTGCCGACACCTGGGTTAAGCATACAGAATTTAGTCATATGAAACGTATATGTTCTCactataattttaataaaatataaaGTATATTTTTTACAAAAGTGTCCTGTTTTGCAAGGGAACCGCGGTGTTCTTCTAAAGTGTGTTTGCTTGTTCTAATTGCGTGTAGTATTTTGAAAAAACGGGCCCTCCATTCAAAATTGTTCTGAAGCAGTTGAAAAAAACTGTAAATGATGAGGTGGACCAAGTTCAATGTGACTAATGATGACGGGTCATTGGGGCATTGTTTTCAAGTCTTTAAAACAccattttatgtattttatgtatgaaaaatgtTTAGAAAATAAAGTTGTATTGATTGATAACATTATGTGCCGGCCACTTTAAATGAATGGACATGATGGAACAGTTTAATGGAAGCCACTTTAAAttctagtatgacagttaaagtATAAAAAGCCCTTtgtgtttcattttatttttgaatgaaaaacgCTTCATTAATTAATCGATCGATTGATCATTTGGTTTGATAAAAGGATATGGTGTGCCACATTAAAGAATAAGGCGTGAAATTATGGTACAATTGACGAACATAAAGTATACTGCAGGAAGCAAATTCATTTTCAACAACGAACTTCCATCTAAAAATAGCACATTTATAACACAAAAGGAGTAATTAATGTCAATAACTGTTTGTttagaataaaaaatatgttACTTTGAAAATGATGGTAAAGATGTTAATAACCATGTTAAGTACATAAGATGTATAGTTCCTTCTGTTCGAGTCTCTTTAATATGCAATACAATGAATGCTATTAATTGTGATTATTTAAAATTAGCCCACAGTAAtcctgtgattaatctgattaaaatggtttatttttttccaaatttaagttaagAAAAAAAATTTGGTTTGCATATTTGACACATACACCCTTCTTGCAGTATCTTTGTAATAAAAACATTTGACTTTTGGCTGTGGGTTACTGGGCGGAGGGGGCGCCACTGAAGATAACACCGGTGTGGTTTTAAAGATAAAACTCAAACATGAAAAGACCCAATACTTTTTTTGGACGCTTTAATTAATTAGACCACAGTAACATCATACAAATATTctctaaaataaaataattaaaaaaaaaaaaaaataaaataaaataaataaataaataaataaaaaaaatatatatatataaatgtatatatatatgtatatatgtatatatatatatatatatatatatatatatatatttatacacatatatatatatgtgtgtgtttacatatatgtatgtatgtatgtatatatatatacatatatacatccatttttttaccgcttttcctacatatatatatgtagaaatatatagatatatatgtagaaatatatatatatatatatatatataatctgtatAAAATACCTATTTTGCAATAAGCTTGAAGAAGAAGATTGTTGGAAACAGTTTTCCAGGGTTCAAATATACACATTTGAACTATGAGTAGATACCACAATACACTCCAtgaacaatctttttttttctcaatttattATAATGCAGGCGCTTTTTGGTGATTTGTTCAATTAGGATATGATGATTCAACCCCCGGTGTATGGttattattaaaatgtatcaACTTGGTCTCTTTCAATTATTTCTATTGAGCTGTTGAATATTTGAATTGTATTTAAACAAAGTATGCATGCATGTAAatattactatccatccatccatttctaccgcttattcccttttggtgtcgcggggggcgcttacgcctatctcagctacaatcgggcggaaggcagggtacaccctggacaagtcgccacctcatcacagggccaacacagatagacagataagattcacactcacattcacacactagggcctactAGTGTGTATAATTTTaagcaaacacaaacacacactttaatTAAACTGtcatgctagatttttttaatggactttttacttaaaaaatgcatgtgtgtgttgatCTGTGTACAGTGCGTACACTCTATGtgcatatagacatacatatacaggTGCATCTCAATCAATTAGAAATTGTTGAGAAAGTTATTTGATTTCAGATGTTCTGTTCAAACAAAGAGACCAAGTTGGATTCAATCAATATTCAACTTTTTGACattgtttaaaaacaaatgtCATACTGAAATTTTTAATGAGTTCATAATCATAGATGAAATTATTCTTCATAATAATTAAGTTAAAAAAGACATTGTGAGTAGTGCATGGAATgtaaacattttactttttgaattaAACTACTGTAATAAATATCCTCATCAAAGATTGTTTATTGAAATGCAcccatatgtacagtatatataataagGCAAGAGTCTTTTTGAAATGTCTTAatgtatttcttttttgtgaaggtTTATACATTGAGAAACATCCAGAAAGTTCGAGAAGGATCCATGGTTTATCTGCAGCCTTCCATCTGCAGCCTATCATAGCGTGTTCTCCTTCAGGGCGGGGGGACCTTTGAGCCGTTTAAATAGAACCGCGGAGCGTCTGTAGCTCTATTCAGCATTTTCTTCTGAAACctgaaccaaaacaaacaagcggCAACATGGTTGAGTGGACTGATCAAGAGCGAACCATCATCAACGGCATCATGACCGGCCTGGACTACGACGAAGTCGGCTCCAAGGCTCTCTGCAGGTAGATTCTTGACTATAGAATGTAAATCGGTTCATTGAATTCACCTTTGAATTTATCTATACAGGTGTCTGATTGTCTACCCCTGGACTCAGAGGTACTTCGGTGCCTTCGGTAACCTCTACAATGCTGAAGCCATTAAGAGCAACCCCCAAATCGCAGCTCATGGCGTCAAAATTCTGCACGGGCTGGACCGGGCCCTTAAGAACATGGACAACATCAAGGAAACCTACGCCGAGCTGAGCGTGCTGCACTCTGAGAAGCTGCACGTGGATCCCGACAACTTCAGGGTAAATCTTTTGTCAAGTAATGTCAAGTAACATATTTGTCAGAAGCATGACAACGCTGACTGTGGTTGTTTTGTTCACGTAGTTGCTGGCCGATTGTTTGACCATCGTCATCGCATCCAAGATGGGAAATTCATTCACTCCCGACACTCAGGCCGCCTGGCAGAAGTTCTTGTCCGTGGTGGTGTCCGCTCTGGGAAGACAGTACCACTAAACTGCATCTTGCATGTGGGATTCGACGTGTGTTGTCGTATGTTTGTTACCCGAGGAAAGCAATAAAGGGCCCACTGAAGCAATATCAACTTTGCAGTTCTGTTTTTGTCAATAGAATAAACACTTCGTAATCCTTGCCTTCGAATTAGATAACtacaaaattaatttttttcatgtctTGTATTTTTGCACCAAAATCCAACACAAAAATCAACAACTCAGAATTTTGTACcctttacatttaaaaacaatttcaaacgACATAATGTAACGTATCTGTGTTTGCAGTTGTGATAGTCCCACTGCTCAAGCATTAAGCATATATTGTAGCtacaattttttttgcattttgcttCATTACATACACAGTAGATGTAATTgtcaaaatgcatttttattataaaatacaattatttattaattgtttatTTAGAGCATTTGTGCAAACAAACccaaacagcaaaacaaaatcatatgtacagtggggcaaaaaagtatttagtcagccaacgattgtgcaagttctcccacttaaaatgataacagaggtctgtaattttcatcataggtacacttcaactttgagagacagaatgagaaaaaacatccaggaattcacattgtaggaattttaaataatttatttgtaaattatggtgtaaaataagtatttggtcaaccattcaaagctctcactgatggaaggaggttttggctcaaaatctcacgatacatggccccattcattctttccttaacacggatcaatcatcctgtctcctttgcagaaaaacagccacaaagcatgatgtatccacccccatgcttcacagtaggtatggtgttcttgggatgcaactcagtattcttcttcctccaaacacgacgagttgagtttataccaaaatggatacatggatgatccagcagaggattgggagaatgtcatgtggtcagataaaaccaaaatagaactttttggtataaactcaagtcgtcgtgtttgaatcccatgtatccctgactcttccgggctccattatacacccccgctagcaccaaacccggcCCCCtctaaccccacccacctcaaccgatgcacagagggtgggaggtgggggtgggggtattGGAGgagtataatggagcccggaagagtcagggatgcatgggattctgggtattttttatgttgcgtttataatgttttACAGTGCGGATCAGGTCCGCGGGccatacatttgacacccctgctttagagattgatgtcagtttttgatacagtgccgtctgagggatcgaaggtcacggtcagtcAATGTTGCCGCTtaaagtggagtgatttctccagattttctgaaccttttgatgatattatggaccgtagatgttgaaatccctaaatttcttgcaattgcagtttgagaaacattgttcttaaactgtttgactatttgctcacacaattgtggacaaaggggtgtagctcgccccatcctttcttgtgaaagactgagcattttttgggaagctgtttttatacccaatcatggcacccacctgttcccaattagcctgcacacctgtgggatgttccaaataagtgtttgatgagcattcctcaactttattagtatttattgccacctttcccaacttttttgtcacgtgttgctggcatcggattctaaagttaatgattatttgcaaacaaaaaaaaatgtttatcagtttgaacatcaaatatgttgtctttgtagcatattcaactgaatataggtttaaaatgatttgcaaatcattgtattccgttaatatttacatccaacacaatttcccaactcatatggaaacagggtttgtatatccatgcatccattttctaccgactgtccctttcgggttcgcgagagcctatctcagctgcattcggacggtaggcgtggaacaccctggacaaactCAGTCACCCCATATTACAAAACAAAGCCTGACAAACCCTGTTTCACACAGataaaaaatacatgcaaaatttGCAGACGCAAACTGTACCCCCAAGTTGAGGGGTGCAATTTTCATCAGTAACCTTTCAAAAATTCCATACCCCCATTACTTATTTGATTGTCATATTCATAACAATTATTACTCACAATAAGTAGTATTTTTGGTGCACTAAAATACCAATATGTATTTTAAAGAATGTGTATACAGTAAATGTGGGTTTGATTAAAGTGTCAGCATTTGACTTGTAGATGCTATATTTCAGGGTTAATTTTAAAGTAACAAACTGGATATTTTTAAACATCTTGAGGTGGATATGTGTTCGTCTATTGTTATTGTTACCCAGCTAAGTTACCCAACTTCAAATTTCCCCGTGCTTAAAGTGAtatacttgaatgcaccacactTTTAAAGAAGTTTGCACGCTGGCTGCTTCTACTTTGTATCGCCACTGCCACCTTTTGCCTGCAGTAAAAGATAAGTGCTAGAAAGTTATTCTTCACATGCAGTAGTAGCAGAGGCGGTCCTGTCTAGACTTACGCCTTGGGGAAAATCTTTCTTCTTTTTCAAAACCGATGGCTTCCTTAAATGAGGTTGCTTGAATTACATTAAGAATGTGAGATTACCAGCACCTTCCAATCTAGAATACAAAATGGTTATTTTCACCTTAATAGCGGCAAACCCAGCATCAACACTTTATTCAACACAGACGTTATTACGccatcaaagctcacctttaagTATTTAAACACAACACCAGCATTTTGAAACGAGTGATAGAACGAAGGTAGaaatatattacatttatgtGTGGCAACATAAGGTAAAGATGTGTACGAGATTTAATTGTGCATCTCACGACACTCGATTAAAGTTGTGTCTATTGTGAGATGTGTCTTTGTTGTCCATTGGCGTGCGTCACCTGACCTGCaaatgttagccaagttagctcaTGTGTGTTGAACTGCACTACTGCAGATGGCTGAGAATGACCATCCAAAAAgcacaacaatactccatttaattttgtgacttgaatattaaccaagtgtttgtgatattgttattataagcgctaacgcagacaaactatttatagaggCAACATGATCATTACCGTGTGACCCTATGTTTGCATCATCATCGTTtccctgctccttggaagtttattgCAATAAATCATGAATATCACCTGTCGTTagaacactttgacagccatttaggacctggaactggcgagtACGACACGAAAAACACTTTTCCAGCccgtttctttgtgaggattatgatatGTTCTCATATGAACATCCTTGCAGTccgcatcctaatgacagcagactatgtacagtatgtacagtttattttttggctctcacaaagtcttcAGTGAGCATAAatgtgatgaagaaaaaaaagcaaacgtgatgcgttTTTTGAATTAATGGGCcttgtatgcttaaaattatcaaaatacgtaaatattaaatgttattaacgtgcctgttacattacatatatacttacatcacgtatatacagtatttttgacAGTAAggtatagaacagtggttctcaaccttttttcagtgatgtaccccctgtgaacatgtttttaattcaagtaccccctaatcagagcaaagcattttgggttgaaaaaaaaaagacataaaagagtaaaatacagcaccatgtcatcagtttctgatttattaaattgtataacagtgcaaaatattgctcatttgtagtggtctttcttgaactatttggaaaaagagatatgaaaataactaaaaacttgttgaaaaataaaccagtgattcaattataaataaatattttgttgggatggcgcatggctgcagttgtgtgtccccgagtatgcaagaatccaggagagttgagtgaaggtaagaggaatttaatacacataagaaaataacaaaagcaaacataaagcagtcgtgcagataaacattctcaacataatattatcatcgagcactgaggagtgctcgagtgaaacatagacactagtgtgattgacagcaggtgtgaaccgctgccaatcaacaaaaagagaaaaacagtgctccgtgaataaaaacatgaaatacaacaaaataagagcactgaacaggaagtaaatacaaaaacacgaaaaactaacagaaatgaagtgacacatcgtcacaggacctccccctcaaagaacagataccagatgttccctgggaaagaaaaaaaaaatggaaaaaagtccaaaatgtaagggagggtggagggaggatttggtggagggtcgccaaacctcgtgtccccgcagccagcgagggaaagtcaggtggcggcggcgcgtagagcgccgctggaactggcgaggcgggcggccagggaacggccaaatcactggccgaaaaagaggagagtgcgcagggcatggccacatccacggccgacgtagaggcgggcgcgctgaagcaggccgggaagcagaagatgtaaccggcggcgtggaaactGCTGGCTTCATCTGCGGCGTGAAAACGGCAGATGAAGACGCCGAGCGAGGAGaagcaaatgccggccgaggagcaaCATATGCCGGCGTTGGAGCAGGCGGCGACGATGACAACAATGATGATGGCGTGGATGATGGCAGCGGCGTGTGCTCGGCTGCACCGCCGCGAGTAGTGGCAGGcatcatcaacggcgtggaagtggcagatgtcatcggcggcgtgaaagcggcggatgtcatcggcggcgtgaaagcggcggatgtcatcggcggcgtgaaagcggcggatgtcatagacggcgtgaaagcggcggatgatgacgccgggcgaggagcagcaaatgccggccgaggaatagcggatgccagcggtgacgaagcccggcgtggtgctgctcttggcggcgttggagccgtgcgtagtgccggcgttggaggcAGGCGTGGTGCTGCTGATGTCAGCGTTGCAGCtgtgcgtggagccggcgttggggctaggtgaaagcccgccaggcacgtagatgtctccgtggaaggagacgcttgcgaagatgacagcggtgtgtgcctggctgcaccgcagtgtattgtgggcccccctccactaggcggctgccagaagccgtccacacttgcgggaagacatgccggctcgtcggagtcccccggtgcgaaaaccagggacgggcgggaggaggccaggaagagggacgaaaacacgtcccgcgccgagtcccagcaggaggacaaaagcgacctcactgtgggctccactggagctctcggcgatccaaaaaagagagcgggagctggcaaaaagagcagccggggagtagccgctggaagctgcgtaggagcagggagaagcagctcagcagacgacgggaaggatggcggcggcggacgtgccggtcggagagccgcagtcggcgacggagccgcaggagccgcgagacgtgaaggaggaggcgggcgcgtcggtcggtgagccgtagccggcagcgttgccgagaggaaggatggcggcggaggacgcgccggtcggagagccgtagccggtagcgttgccgtgGGAGCCGctaggcatgcaggaagtggcggacgtgctggtcggagagccgtagccagccgtcgagccgagaggaaagatggcggcgggggacgtgccggtcggagagccgaagccggtggcgttgccgcggggacagggtccgcgtctgtaggctgggaccgcacaaacctggccttcaagccctccaggaattgtgcggtccagaacgttgGCTGAGGATTGCcaacagggattctcgcgaggtcacaattttctggctcaaagttactgttgggatggcgcatggctgcagttgtgtgtccccgagtatgcaagaatccaggagagttgagtgaaggtaagaggaatttaatacgcataagaaaataacaaaagcaaacataaagcagtcgtgcagataaacattctcaacatgatattatcatcgagcactgaggagtgctcgagtgaaacataaatagacactagtgtgattgacagcaggtgtgaaccgctgccaaccaacgaaaagagaaaaacagtgctccgtgaataaaaacaggaaatacaacaaaataagagcactgaacaggaagtaaatacaaaaacacgaaaaactaacagaaatgaagtgacacatcgtcacatatttctacacatagaagtaatcatcaagttaaagtgccctctttggggattgtactagagatccatctgggttcatgaacttcattctcaacatttcttcacaaaaaaagaaatctttaacatcaatatttatggaacatgtccacaaaaaaaaatttagctgttaacactgattattgcattgttgtatttttttttcacagtttatgaaattacattcatattttgttgacgtattattcaataaatacgcgtaccgccatttgagaaccactggtataaaacATGAATTGATTGATGCATACTGTATGTGAATAGCatcaattaatttatttaaaatactTTAGATTCATCAATTTATTTACATAAATagcttgttttatttatattgaaCTGTGTCACATTGAGCTGGGATAAGCTTCATTCCTCCCTCAACTTTGAGTgggataagccgtagaaaatggatgagtggATGCATCACACTGAATTTATTACTTGGTTTAAATTAATGTCACGTAATCTAAACACATGGACGTTTCATATGTAATTAAAACAATCCGAAATATTAGGACTTAATATTTTTGAGGTGGATAAGTAGAGAAGACATGAGAACATGACACTCCAGTGTAAAATGCAAACAACTTAAGtggtttttacttgttttattatAACAAAACATGAAACAATACTTAAATATATTTAATAGACAAAGTGGTGGTGATGTAAGTTTGCCGAGTCTCATCTGTATTTCTCAGCAAGTACTGCTGCAAAGGCCGACAGGTACTTGTCCATTACGGCGTGTAAAACCGGTGTGAAGTCCTCCCCCATGTGAACGGCCAAGGCGACGAGCATACAGTGTGACAGAAGCTGCAGAGGAGGCAAAAAATACAAGACAATGAGCAAGGAAAAATCTATTAAATGGATGTGTTGAA is part of the Nerophis ophidion isolate RoL-2023_Sa linkage group LG08, RoL_Noph_v1.0, whole genome shotgun sequence genome and encodes:
- the LOC133557929 gene encoding hemoglobin subunit beta-2-like produces the protein MVEWTDQERTIINGIMTGLDYDEVGSKALCRCLIVYPWTQRYFGAFGNLYNAEAIKSNPQIAAHGVKILHGLDRALKNMDNIKETYAELSVLHSEKLHVDPDNFRLLADCLTIVIASKMGNSFTPDTQAAWQKFLSVVVSALGRQYH